A region from the Treponema pallidum subsp. pallidum str. Nichols genome encodes:
- a CDS encoding hexokinase family protein — protein MDQHTRTRDLVSAFFGRFHFDVQGPSVRTVVDVLRADMVRGLEEEAQLPPRMGSALAMIPTWVAPPRVSPCNRRVIVIDAGGTNFRSCLVRFGDSGTPHIENLEKRPMPGTTREYSRTEFFGEIADNLARLKGAADCIGFCFSYPIRIRPDGDGEVIQFAKEIKAAEVIGTCVGAGLTEALSARNWPELRSLKMLNDATSALLAGFFAAPEGCSFSSYVGFILGTGMNSAYLEPDPIPKIPAHHTPQVVVCESGKSNKVPRSVFDELFTQTTAEPDIAHLEKMSSGTYLGPLASVVVRLAAQEGLFSHAVHAALSTVSFTLVDMDRFLFAPSVSTTTLGALLAPGTDTDREILFLLLDAVVARAARIAAGVIAASVLKSGAGYDPLRPVCVLAEGTTFQRTYRLRTRVTSHLQAFLTEERGVYFDIISLENAVTLGSALGGLSS, from the coding sequence ATGGATCAGCATACACGTACACGCGATCTTGTTTCTGCATTTTTTGGGCGCTTTCACTTTGATGTCCAGGGACCTTCCGTCCGCACGGTTGTCGACGTGTTGCGCGCAGATATGGTGCGCGGCTTAGAGGAAGAGGCGCAGCTTCCTCCCCGTATGGGGAGTGCACTTGCGATGATTCCCACTTGGGTGGCGCCCCCCCGTGTATCCCCCTGCAACCGACGCGTGATAGTTATCGACGCTGGAGGAACCAACTTTCGCTCGTGCCTCGTACGCTTCGGCGACAGTGGCACACCTCACATCGAGAATTTAGAAAAACGTCCCATGCCCGGTACCACCCGTGAGTACTCAAGGACAGAGTTTTTTGGAGAAATTGCAGACAACCTGGCACGTCTGAAAGGTGCAGCGGACTGCATTGGCTTTTGTTTCTCTTACCCTATTCGTATCAGACCTGACGGTGACGGTGAGGTTATTCAGTTTGCGAAGGAAATCAAAGCTGCTGAGGTCATCGGCACGTGTGTCGGTGCTGGTTTGACAGAAGCGCTAAGTGCTCGGAACTGGCCTGAACTCCGTTCTCTCAAAATGCTCAATGACGCAACGAGTGCGCTGCTTGCAGGTTTTTTTGCGGCACCAGAGGGGTGTTCGTTCAGTTCATACGTAGGTTTTATTCTTGGCACTGGAATGAATTCTGCGTATCTGGAGCCAGACCCTATTCCTAAAATTCCTGCGCATCACACACCTCAGGTGGTAGTGTGCGAATCGGGAAAAAGCAACAAAGTACCGCGCAGTGTCTTTGACGAATTATTCACTCAAACTACTGCCGAGCCGGATATTGCACACCTAGAGAAGATGTCCTCGGGCACCTACCTCGGTCCCCTTGCTTCCGTTGTCGTGCGGCTTGCGGCACAAGAAGGTCTTTTCTCACACGCAGTACACGCTGCACTCAGTACGGTTTCCTTTACACTCGTGGATATGGATCGTTTTTTATTTGCTCCCTCTGTGTCCACCACCACGTTGGGCGCGTTGCTCGCACCGGGCACCGACACAGACCGAGAGATTCTCTTTCTTTTGCTCGATGCGGTAGTTGCACGTGCAGCACGCATCGCTGCGGGAGTAATCGCCGCCTCAGTATTAAAAAGCGGTGCTGGGTATGATCCGCTTCGTCCCGTGTGCGTGCTCGCAGAAGGCACCACGTTCCAACGCACCTACCGCCTACGCACCCGGGTTACTTCCCACCTGCAAGCCTTTTTGACTGAGGAGCGCGGTGTGTATTTCGATATCATTTCACTTGAAAACGCCGTAACGCTCGGCTCTGCACTCGGAGGACTCAGTTCGTAG
- the tig gene encoding trigger factor, with the protein MELQKKFTALAQSQVELEVVVAREDAQRHYQRFVEEYLERARLPGFRKGKVPLAVLERKYGSAIRQDAAAALMEKALEEGFAQASQDSQPLPISRPSLKKKPVFDPDEDFSFAVIYDVFPSVELRNTSGFSLSVPTVSVTEEDVSRELTRIQERNALVTDKGADSCAEVGDIATVDYHEVDDSGAVRPGTERAGVVFTLGVEEGPFALGQDILGMKLGQRCLFAKRAGMLKDEAAQVRVTLKALKQRQLPSLDDELAQDVSDAFRTLDDLTRSVRQNLAEALEAALHEYKRRQLLRILVRENPFSLPESLVVGEMESRWALVMRQFGVSLSGTPQNKLQFFQQWRPEVEEHLKQRVIVELLLKQEQVSVSAEEIETEYVRIASKTGSKEERVREYYAGEEKRRALCEGIRERKLCQKLLGRCVTECGPEQSLTDFLQEQSRA; encoded by the coding sequence GTGGAACTTCAAAAAAAATTCACCGCGCTTGCACAATCTCAGGTTGAGCTAGAGGTGGTCGTCGCGCGCGAGGATGCGCAGCGGCATTATCAGCGTTTTGTTGAGGAATATCTTGAGCGTGCGCGGCTTCCTGGTTTCCGCAAGGGGAAAGTTCCTCTTGCAGTGCTTGAGCGGAAGTATGGAAGTGCTATTCGGCAAGATGCAGCGGCGGCCCTCATGGAAAAAGCTCTGGAGGAGGGGTTTGCCCAGGCGTCGCAGGACAGTCAGCCTCTTCCTATCTCCCGTCCTTCGCTTAAGAAAAAGCCAGTGTTCGATCCTGACGAGGATTTCTCTTTTGCTGTCATATACGACGTATTTCCTTCCGTTGAACTACGCAACACATCGGGCTTTTCGCTGTCCGTGCCCACTGTGTCGGTCACAGAAGAGGACGTCTCTCGAGAGTTAACGCGTATTCAGGAGCGCAATGCGCTGGTTACTGATAAGGGTGCAGATTCGTGTGCAGAGGTAGGGGACATTGCCACCGTCGATTATCACGAGGTTGACGATTCAGGTGCCGTTCGTCCGGGTACTGAGCGCGCCGGCGTTGTCTTTACGCTTGGGGTGGAGGAAGGTCCCTTTGCGCTTGGGCAAGATATATTGGGTATGAAATTAGGACAGCGGTGTCTCTTTGCTAAAAGGGCCGGTATGCTGAAGGACGAAGCCGCTCAGGTGAGGGTAACGCTTAAGGCGCTCAAGCAGCGTCAGTTGCCGAGTCTTGATGATGAGCTTGCGCAAGATGTGAGCGATGCTTTTCGCACACTTGACGATCTGACACGGAGTGTGCGGCAAAACCTCGCGGAAGCGTTGGAGGCAGCGCTGCACGAGTATAAGAGGCGGCAGCTGTTGCGTATATTGGTGCGGGAGAATCCTTTTTCTCTGCCGGAATCTTTGGTTGTGGGGGAGATGGAGTCTCGTTGGGCGTTGGTGATGCGTCAGTTTGGGGTGAGCCTGTCGGGCACCCCGCAGAATAAGCTGCAGTTTTTTCAGCAGTGGCGTCCGGAGGTGGAAGAGCACCTGAAGCAGCGTGTGATTGTTGAGCTCCTTCTTAAGCAGGAGCAGGTGTCTGTTTCTGCTGAGGAAATTGAGACGGAGTACGTACGCATTGCGTCCAAAACAGGTTCCAAAGAGGAGCGGGTACGCGAGTATTATGCAGGGGAGGAAAAACGGCGTGCGCTGTGTGAAGGAATACGAGAACGGAAGCTGTGCCAGAAATTGCTCGGACGATGTGTGACTGAGTGTGGGCCGGAGCAGTCTTTGACTGACTTTCTTCAGGAGCAGTCCCGTGCGTGA
- a CDS encoding ATP-dependent Clp protease proteolytic subunit gives MRERMHNLVPYVIEQSGGGERSYDIFSRLLKDRIIFVDGEITDAVADLVVAQLLFLESQNPDKDISLYINSPGGAVTAGLAVYDTMQHICPEVQTICLGQASSMAAVLLAGGAPGKRFALPSSRVMIHQPWGGVQGQASDVCIQAQEILRLKTLTIAYFALHTGQSEEQVREDMERDFFLSAEQACSYGIVDTVMKRRKHAQV, from the coding sequence GTGCGTGAACGTATGCATAATCTGGTTCCCTACGTGATTGAACAGTCGGGGGGTGGAGAGCGGAGCTATGACATTTTTTCCCGCTTGTTGAAGGACCGTATTATTTTCGTAGACGGGGAGATCACTGACGCGGTGGCGGATTTAGTTGTAGCGCAGTTACTTTTTCTAGAGTCTCAGAATCCAGATAAGGATATCAGCCTGTACATTAATAGTCCTGGCGGGGCGGTTACTGCAGGGCTTGCAGTGTACGATACGATGCAGCACATTTGCCCTGAGGTGCAGACCATTTGCTTAGGACAGGCTTCGAGTATGGCAGCAGTGTTACTGGCAGGAGGTGCGCCTGGCAAGCGTTTTGCGCTTCCGTCTTCTCGGGTGATGATCCATCAACCGTGGGGTGGCGTACAGGGGCAGGCAAGTGATGTGTGCATCCAGGCGCAGGAGATCCTGCGCCTAAAGACGCTGACGATTGCGTATTTCGCGTTGCACACTGGGCAGTCAGAGGAGCAGGTGCGGGAGGATATGGAGCGAGATTTCTTCCTTTCCGCGGAGCAGGCGTGTTCGTATGGTATCGTAGATACGGTAATGAAGAGGAGAAAGCATGCTCAGGTCTAA
- the clpX gene encoding ATP-dependent Clp protease ATP-binding subunit ClpX — protein sequence MLRSKGDLVLGCSFCGKKEDERRRIVTGHGVSICNYCVERCAEYLRDRKPSALALMTKEEIPTPLELKAYLDQYVIGQDLAKRVLSVAVYNHYKRVAGRSLDIDSVLIEKSNVLLIGPTGSGKTLLAKTLSQKMKVPFAIADATTLTEAGYVGEDVENILLKLVQNANGDVALAERGIIFIDEIDKISRKSENVSITRDVSGEGVQQALLKIIEGTIASVPPQGGRKHPNQDMLRVDTSNILFICGGAFVGLDGIVGTRVCKNPVGFGADVKTVKERGLQLMHEDVIPDDLVKFGLIPEIIGRLPVTVALDALSKEDLRNILVRPRNAIVRQFEALFALDDVRLVFDEDALDAIAQQAIDQKTGARGLRSIVERLMLDAMFEAPSLKGKKELCITKKVVTQEEKASVRLVSERTA from the coding sequence ATGCTCAGGTCTAAGGGGGATCTGGTATTGGGCTGCTCTTTCTGTGGAAAAAAAGAAGATGAGCGACGCCGGATTGTGACCGGTCATGGGGTTTCTATTTGCAATTATTGTGTGGAGCGGTGTGCAGAATACTTGCGTGATCGCAAGCCGTCGGCACTTGCGCTCATGACCAAAGAGGAGATTCCAACTCCTTTAGAGTTGAAAGCTTACCTTGATCAGTACGTTATTGGGCAGGATTTGGCCAAGCGGGTGCTATCGGTTGCGGTGTACAACCACTACAAACGGGTGGCAGGTAGGTCTTTGGATATTGATTCGGTATTGATTGAAAAATCTAACGTGCTGCTTATTGGGCCGACAGGTTCAGGCAAAACGCTGTTGGCTAAGACACTTTCTCAGAAAATGAAGGTCCCCTTTGCGATAGCAGATGCTACTACGCTCACCGAGGCCGGTTATGTGGGTGAGGACGTAGAGAATATCTTATTAAAGCTCGTTCAGAATGCGAACGGAGATGTTGCCCTCGCAGAACGGGGGATTATCTTCATTGATGAAATCGATAAGATTTCGCGTAAGAGCGAGAACGTGTCTATTACGCGTGATGTGTCGGGTGAAGGGGTTCAGCAGGCGCTTTTGAAAATAATTGAGGGAACGATAGCATCGGTGCCTCCGCAGGGGGGTCGCAAGCATCCAAACCAAGACATGCTCAGGGTGGATACATCGAACATTTTGTTCATCTGTGGTGGTGCGTTCGTTGGGTTAGATGGTATTGTCGGTACGAGAGTGTGTAAGAATCCGGTTGGCTTTGGAGCAGATGTAAAAACGGTAAAGGAGCGAGGTCTGCAACTGATGCACGAGGACGTCATTCCGGATGATTTGGTGAAATTTGGATTAATCCCAGAGATTATCGGCCGTCTGCCGGTGACGGTCGCCTTGGATGCTCTTTCTAAAGAGGATCTGCGCAATATCTTGGTACGACCGCGAAATGCTATTGTCCGTCAGTTTGAAGCGTTATTCGCGTTGGATGACGTGCGTCTTGTCTTTGATGAGGACGCTTTGGACGCAATAGCTCAGCAGGCAATTGATCAAAAAACGGGGGCGCGGGGTTTGCGCTCTATTGTGGAAAGATTAATGCTTGATGCTATGTTTGAGGCACCGTCTCTGAAAGGGAAAAAGGAGCTATGCATTACGAAGAAGGTAGTTACACAAGAGGAAAAAGCCAGCGTTCGCCTTGTTTCTGAACGTACTGCGTGA
- a CDS encoding redoxin domain-containing protein — protein sequence MESLIGKRVIDFKLPAYVGGKFTEVSNASIKGSWAVFMFYPADFTFVCPTELADLARVYPSFVEIGCKVYSVSTDSEYVHKAWADATDTIKNLPYEMISDKAGKLAGFFGVLLPDTWHALRGTFVVDPEGLVKAFEVHDMGIGRDADELLRKVQSAQFVAKHGDQVCPARWKPGAKTLKPGIDLIGKI from the coding sequence ATGGAGAGTCTCATAGGCAAGAGGGTTATAGACTTTAAGCTTCCTGCGTATGTCGGGGGGAAGTTTACGGAGGTCTCTAACGCATCCATTAAGGGTAGCTGGGCGGTGTTTATGTTTTACCCGGCCGACTTCACCTTTGTGTGCCCCACCGAGCTTGCGGATCTCGCGCGCGTATATCCGTCTTTTGTGGAGATTGGTTGTAAGGTATATTCGGTTTCTACGGACAGTGAGTACGTGCACAAGGCATGGGCGGATGCGACAGACACGATAAAGAATCTGCCCTACGAGATGATTTCTGACAAGGCGGGAAAGCTTGCGGGTTTCTTTGGAGTGTTGTTGCCAGACACTTGGCATGCGCTGCGGGGTACGTTCGTGGTCGATCCTGAAGGCCTTGTGAAAGCTTTCGAGGTACACGACATGGGTATTGGGCGCGATGCGGATGAGCTTTTGCGCAAGGTTCAGTCAGCACAGTTTGTGGCTAAGCATGGGGATCAGGTTTGTCCTGCTCGTTGGAAGCCTGGAGCAAAGACGTTGAAGCCTGGTATTGATTTAATCGGTAAGATTTAG
- the lepA gene encoding translation elongation factor 4 → MRAMACVRRVRNFCIVAHIDHGKSTLADRLIERTRAVEERLQHAQMTDNMELERERGITIKSHAVCIPYTDAHGTEYVLNFVDTPGHADFAYEVSRAIAACEGALLVVDATQGVESQTISNLYLVLEHNLEIIPVINKIDLPTADVPRVLQQVEHDLGLDPASSVLISAKTGENVDALFDAIITRIPPPQGSGTAALQALVFDCHYDQYRGVVVHIRVFEGQVTSGMVIRFMSNGAEYRVEETGVFVFNLIAREALCAGDVGYLSANVKTVSDVQVGDTITDASCPCDTPRAGFRRVKPVVFSSVYPVDTDECEQLREALERLALNDASISWERDSSLALGHGFRCGFLGLLHLEVVQQRLEREFNQTVIFTAPQVQYYVFLKTGQRIVCDNPAHYPLEQEIAQVHEPYIRATIITPTEVLGAVMTLCIEKRAYQTAVNYLDQKRVELVYEMPLAEILFGFYDRLKSISHGYASFDYELIESKLTDLVKVDILINGKPVDALAQLCYRPHARRRAQAVCARLKEEISRQQFKIAIQGSIGGQIISRETVSPFRKDVLAKCYGGDITRKRKLLEKQKEGKKRMKMVGDVEIPQTAFLSVLKEASDA, encoded by the coding sequence ATGCGCGCCATGGCTTGCGTGCGCCGAGTGCGAAATTTCTGTATTGTCGCGCACATTGACCACGGTAAATCCACCCTTGCTGACCGACTCATCGAAAGGACGCGCGCGGTAGAAGAGCGTCTGCAGCACGCGCAGATGACCGACAACATGGAACTCGAGCGAGAACGAGGTATAACTATTAAAAGCCACGCCGTGTGTATTCCCTACACGGATGCACACGGCACCGAGTATGTGTTGAACTTTGTAGACACGCCGGGACACGCGGATTTTGCATACGAGGTGTCGCGCGCAATTGCTGCCTGTGAGGGAGCGCTCCTGGTGGTAGATGCAACGCAGGGAGTTGAGTCGCAGACGATCTCAAATCTCTACTTAGTTTTAGAGCACAATTTGGAAATTATCCCTGTTATCAATAAGATCGACCTGCCTACGGCAGACGTGCCGCGTGTGCTCCAACAGGTAGAGCACGACCTGGGCTTGGATCCCGCCTCTAGTGTGTTGATTTCTGCAAAAACGGGAGAGAATGTCGACGCGCTCTTTGATGCAATTATCACGCGTATTCCTCCCCCGCAGGGGAGTGGTACGGCCGCGCTCCAAGCGTTAGTATTTGACTGTCACTATGACCAGTACCGCGGGGTAGTTGTCCACATTCGTGTTTTCGAGGGACAAGTCACAAGTGGCATGGTTATTCGTTTCATGAGCAACGGGGCAGAGTACCGTGTAGAAGAGACGGGTGTCTTTGTATTCAACCTTATTGCACGTGAAGCGCTGTGTGCAGGAGATGTCGGTTACCTGAGTGCAAATGTAAAAACGGTTTCAGATGTACAGGTGGGGGATACCATCACAGACGCGTCCTGCCCATGTGACACGCCGCGTGCTGGATTTAGACGGGTAAAGCCGGTGGTCTTTTCCTCGGTGTATCCGGTGGACACTGATGAGTGTGAGCAACTGCGCGAAGCATTGGAGCGACTTGCCCTCAACGACGCAAGTATTTCCTGGGAACGAGACTCATCCTTAGCGCTGGGGCACGGATTTCGCTGTGGTTTTCTAGGACTGCTTCATCTTGAAGTAGTGCAGCAGCGTTTAGAGCGAGAGTTCAACCAGACAGTCATTTTTACTGCGCCTCAGGTGCAATACTATGTGTTTCTAAAAACGGGACAGCGCATAGTGTGTGACAACCCAGCCCATTATCCTTTGGAGCAGGAGATTGCACAGGTGCATGAACCCTACATCCGTGCAACTATCATTACGCCGACAGAGGTGCTCGGTGCTGTCATGACGCTCTGTATTGAAAAGCGCGCGTACCAAACAGCGGTGAACTATTTAGATCAGAAGCGGGTGGAACTGGTATACGAGATGCCCCTTGCGGAAATTCTCTTTGGGTTTTACGATAGGCTCAAGAGTATTAGCCACGGCTATGCGTCTTTTGACTATGAGCTTATAGAGTCGAAGCTCACAGATCTGGTGAAAGTTGACATCCTTATTAATGGGAAGCCGGTAGACGCGCTTGCGCAGTTGTGCTATCGACCGCATGCCCGCAGAAGGGCGCAGGCGGTGTGTGCTCGCCTGAAAGAGGAGATTTCCCGTCAGCAGTTCAAGATTGCAATCCAAGGCTCAATCGGCGGGCAGATTATCTCGCGCGAGACGGTTAGTCCGTTCCGCAAAGATGTACTTGCTAAATGCTACGGAGGTGACATCACACGTAAGCGAAAGTTGCTGGAGAAACAGAAGGAAGGGAAAAAGCGAATGAAGATGGTGGGGGATGTGGAGATCCCGCAGACTGCCTTCCTGTCGGTGCTAAAAGAGGCTTCCGACGCCTAA
- a CDS encoding CarD family transcriptional regulator, with translation MGKACAFRPHDHVVYPGQGVGQVQEISEKTFKNETLLYYVIYLEESDMTVLIPVDKAQELGIRTIVKRKEAERALRFLSEDFDPSPLDWKMRYQVNLNLFKSGGILDNAAVVRSLYHRSKVKELPIQERRLYDSAYRIFQDEMCFALGLRPPEVETLIHGYLEKAKENPVVSGTVDVPG, from the coding sequence ATGGGTAAGGCGTGTGCGTTTCGTCCCCACGATCACGTGGTGTATCCAGGACAGGGCGTCGGTCAGGTGCAGGAAATAAGCGAAAAAACATTTAAGAACGAGACGCTGCTATACTACGTCATTTACTTGGAAGAGTCAGATATGACGGTGCTTATTCCGGTGGATAAAGCACAGGAACTGGGTATTAGAACCATTGTCAAAAGGAAGGAAGCAGAGCGCGCGTTGAGGTTTCTGTCTGAGGATTTTGATCCTAGTCCTCTTGATTGGAAAATGCGTTATCAGGTCAATTTAAACCTTTTTAAAAGTGGTGGTATCTTGGACAATGCGGCCGTTGTGCGCTCGCTCTACCACCGGAGTAAAGTCAAGGAACTGCCTATCCAGGAGCGAAGGCTCTATGATTCTGCATACCGTATTTTTCAGGATGAGATGTGTTTTGCGCTGGGGCTGCGACCCCCTGAGGTTGAAACGCTCATCCATGGCTATTTGGAAAAGGCAAAGGAAAACCCAGTTGTGTCGGGTACGGTGGATGTGCCCGGGTGA
- the ispF gene encoding 2-C-methyl-D-erythritol 2,4-cyclodiphosphate synthase: MTRAALLVTAAGSSARMRRGGACVQKKEYLPLTSRQPGVCLLSEILVRALEARSFFLVVVTVPAGEVAYAESQVACDSRLSAFPSRTRPVILYVPGAHTRSASVRAGLDAMATHAPDVVLVHDGARPFVSVALIHSVLEATCRYGAAVPVIEATDTPKGVAADGSIETHLIRSRVRLAQTPQGFCYASLCAAHHRAATDGEQYTDDSELYARYGGTVHVCAGERSNVKITYPEDLEQRASEPALTRGISVLPCTEEGALRVGLGTDMHALCAGRPLILAGIHIPSKKGAQGHSDADVLAHASIDALLGAAGLGDIGTFFPSCDGRWKDAHSCALLRHTWQLVRAACWRLVNLDAVVCLEQPALHPFREAMRASLAQALDTHVTRVFVKAKTAERLGPVGSGAAVTAQVVVLLKKI, from the coding sequence GTGACCCGCGCCGCGTTGCTTGTCACCGCTGCAGGCAGCTCTGCACGCATGCGCAGAGGTGGTGCGTGTGTGCAGAAAAAGGAGTACTTGCCGTTAACTTCCAGGCAGCCTGGTGTCTGCCTCCTTTCTGAGATACTCGTGCGTGCCCTTGAGGCGCGGTCGTTCTTCCTTGTCGTTGTTACCGTTCCTGCAGGTGAAGTTGCGTACGCAGAAAGTCAAGTGGCGTGTGATTCGCGTCTTTCGGCGTTCCCGTCTCGTACGCGTCCAGTCATTCTTTACGTGCCGGGTGCACATACACGCAGTGCGTCTGTGCGCGCGGGGCTTGACGCGATGGCTACGCATGCGCCCGATGTGGTCCTGGTGCACGACGGCGCACGTCCCTTTGTGAGTGTTGCGCTTATTCATTCTGTACTTGAGGCTACCTGTCGCTATGGAGCGGCAGTGCCGGTTATAGAGGCGACGGATACTCCCAAGGGTGTTGCTGCCGATGGGAGTATCGAAACGCATCTTATACGGAGTCGAGTGCGCTTAGCACAAACCCCTCAGGGTTTTTGCTACGCGTCGCTGTGCGCTGCCCATCACCGCGCTGCTACTGATGGGGAACAGTATACTGATGACAGCGAGCTGTACGCTCGCTACGGAGGGACCGTACATGTCTGCGCCGGTGAACGCAGTAATGTAAAGATTACCTATCCGGAGGATCTGGAGCAGCGGGCATCGGAGCCTGCTCTCACGAGGGGGATATCAGTCCTGCCGTGTACGGAAGAAGGTGCCCTGCGCGTTGGACTGGGGACTGATATGCACGCGCTGTGTGCAGGAAGACCGCTGATACTTGCAGGGATACATATTCCCAGTAAGAAGGGAGCGCAGGGTCATTCGGATGCAGACGTTCTTGCGCATGCGAGCATTGACGCCCTTTTGGGTGCAGCAGGCCTGGGGGATATTGGCACGTTTTTCCCCTCTTGTGACGGACGATGGAAAGACGCACATTCTTGCGCGTTGCTCCGCCATACCTGGCAACTGGTGCGCGCAGCGTGCTGGCGGCTGGTGAATCTCGATGCTGTTGTCTGTCTTGAGCAGCCTGCATTACACCCATTTCGGGAAGCGATGCGCGCATCGCTTGCGCAGGCCCTGGACACGCACGTAACACGTGTTTTTGTTAAGGCAAAGACTGCCGAACGCCTCGGACCTGTTGGATCTGGTGCGGCGGTTACCGCACAGGTAGTGGTACTTTTGAAAAAGATATGA
- the trkA gene encoding Trk system potassium transporter TrkA, producing MRVIVVGCGTNGRELTRRLSARGHQVTLVAAAHEPVPRKIPAGAQALVRHQKDHRATLGEAGIAKAQAFVAVTEVDELNIVLCGIAADLNAGVIKIAQTHDDHYAHAVCRESRCIFGIDFLISADKEAMRAVVSTVEQGAISDVIPLKNAPYEIARFPIAKGSGLDGITLSDMRRLVKISFVAVAFEVRGRSVIPSGETMLASGMRLSVLCAPEHMGRFYELAGFKIHPVKKIALIGMSAVGTLVAQDVAEKCKPHFFSSAFSLSPRERASLVLVDKSETATQAVCAQFPHVTAYHGDVTDEAFFAEITPDTFDLVITTTNNYELNMITAAYMKTLGVPRAVALVHSSLMEDIAGKIGIDVAVSYQDVVVDAIMSHLAGSHVTGIHTIGDGSLEIVEFAISAQSPLVGKRLKDIAVHGSFLVLLISTVRGSFIPSGDTVLLEGSVLMFIVQSAQSEKIVALLGGTV from the coding sequence ATGAGGGTTATTGTTGTTGGATGCGGTACGAATGGGCGTGAACTTACGCGTCGTTTGAGCGCGAGGGGACATCAGGTTACGCTTGTTGCTGCCGCGCATGAGCCTGTCCCCCGTAAAATTCCCGCGGGGGCACAAGCGCTCGTGCGTCATCAAAAAGATCACCGCGCTACCCTGGGTGAGGCAGGTATCGCAAAGGCACAGGCGTTTGTTGCGGTCACCGAGGTTGACGAACTTAACATAGTACTGTGTGGTATAGCCGCCGACTTGAATGCCGGAGTGATTAAAATAGCCCAAACGCACGATGACCACTACGCTCACGCGGTGTGTCGTGAGTCGCGCTGTATTTTTGGTATTGACTTTCTCATATCTGCGGATAAGGAAGCGATGCGTGCGGTAGTGAGCACCGTCGAGCAGGGTGCCATCAGCGATGTCATCCCATTGAAAAATGCACCGTATGAAATTGCCCGTTTTCCTATTGCAAAGGGCAGCGGCCTCGATGGTATCACGCTCTCTGATATGCGTCGTCTGGTAAAAATTTCTTTTGTTGCCGTTGCTTTTGAAGTTCGGGGGAGGAGTGTAATTCCCTCAGGGGAGACCATGCTCGCTTCTGGTATGCGCCTGTCAGTACTCTGTGCGCCTGAACATATGGGACGTTTTTATGAGCTGGCGGGTTTTAAAATACATCCGGTAAAAAAAATTGCACTCATTGGCATGAGCGCGGTAGGTACGCTCGTGGCACAGGATGTAGCAGAAAAATGCAAGCCGCACTTTTTCAGTAGTGCCTTCAGTCTTTCTCCAAGGGAGCGTGCGAGTCTTGTATTGGTTGATAAGAGTGAAACGGCAACCCAGGCAGTGTGTGCTCAATTTCCGCACGTTACTGCCTATCATGGTGATGTCACAGATGAGGCTTTTTTCGCAGAGATTACGCCGGACACGTTTGATCTGGTGATTACCACCACTAATAACTATGAGCTGAATATGATTACAGCCGCATACATGAAGACGCTCGGAGTGCCTCGGGCTGTTGCATTGGTACACAGCTCCCTTATGGAGGATATTGCGGGGAAAATTGGCATCGATGTTGCTGTTTCTTATCAAGACGTAGTGGTTGACGCTATTATGAGCCATTTGGCCGGTTCCCACGTCACTGGCATACATACTATCGGCGACGGATCGCTAGAAATCGTTGAGTTCGCTATTTCCGCGCAGTCCCCCCTGGTAGGCAAGCGCCTGAAGGATATCGCTGTGCACGGAAGCTTCTTGGTGCTGCTCATCTCAACGGTGCGTGGCTCTTTCATTCCTTCAGGAGATACGGTTCTGCTTGAGGGAAGTGTGCTGATGTTCATCGTACAGTCTGCGCAGAGTGAAAAAATTGTCGCGTTGCTTGGAGGAACGGTGTAA